One genomic region from Pyxicephalus adspersus chromosome 1, UCB_Pads_2.0, whole genome shotgun sequence encodes:
- the LOC140322004 gene encoding uroplakin-3b-like codes for MDLYFKLGLFLALCAAASTDEVTDYIPKLTSKDVTQYNATESMFILEQPHGIFNKYPTNIVWLVVAKSKAVPTITDLSTPVSCNTFKANNLPYYHILPLPADQYPQSNNTINILLVGSETNCSEKDACNCPLNNTLNYRVKFVLLSSAGLFKETQWSQEITLLTRSHFQEDPQPKGRSGGMIALTSILSVLLAILLISLIAALAVGSRDICWKETLIYNVDARNPEENFARGTYRSHYAGFFNSLSHGRRPLYED; via the exons ATGGATCTATATTTTAAACTGGGATTGTTCTTAGCACTATGTGCTGCTGCATCCACGGACG AAGTGACAGACTACATTCCAAAGCTTACTTCAAAAGATGTAACACAATACAATGCAACAGAAAGTATGTTTATACTGGAACAACCACACGGTATTTTCAATAAGTATCCTACAAATATTGTGTGGCTAGTAGTTGCAAAGAGTAAAG ctgTTCCTACAATAACTGATCTATCCACTCCGGTCTCATGCAACACATTCAAAGCAAATAATTTGCCTTACTATCACATTCTTCCTCTGCCAGCAGATCAATACCCACAATCAAATAATACCATTAATATTCTACTTGTTGGCTCAGAAACAAATTGTTCAGAAAAAGATGCCTGCAACTGTCCATTAAACAACACTTTGAATTACAG aGTGAAATTTGTTTTACTATCAAGTGCGGGATTGTTCAAAGAAACCCAATGGTCCCAGGAAATTACACTTTTAACAA gaagtcaTTTTCAAGAAGACCCTCAACCTAAAGGTCGAAGTGGAGGAATGATTGCCCTAACTTCTATACTTTCTGTTCTGCTGGCTATTTTGTTAATTAGCCTAATTGCTGCATTAGCTGTTGGCAG tcggGACATTTGCTGGAAAGAAACGCTGATTTACAATGTAGATGCACGTAACCCAGAGGAAAATTTCGCTCGTGGCACTTATAGATCACATTATGCAggtttttttaattcactttctCATGGCAGAAGGCCACTTTATGAGGACTAG
- the LOC140327391 gene encoding uroplakin-3b-like protein 1, whose translation MDLHRKLGLLLILATSTIADVPFYVPQITYKPLQGKLTLSSFTLDEPQCIFQQYNTSTVWLVVALNSVVPNLTDANLRNPVEYSSFQQNNYYHIYPRTAANYPCSDTAPKPIAMLPVGIEDNCTMVKFCNGRLPKVGPYRVKFVVLNTNNTMVKATRWSEVINLRTAINSSILDPWPKGRSTGMIVLVVILSVLLAILLACLIAALVLGSKDVCWCYTIDNEGFLVKEELNMDDYAAHTSYVPHMMYLTHSKRFSSRQTTMNTVFK comes from the exons ATGGACCTTCACCGAAAATTGGGACTTTTGCTGATATTGGCCACTTCTACTATTGCAG ATGTTCCATTTTATGTTCCTCAAATTACATACAAGCCACTTCAAGGAAAACTGACACTCTCATCTTTTACTCTTGACGAACCACAGTGTATCTTCCAACAGTATAATACAAGTACAGTTTGGTTGGTTGTTGCTTTAAATAGTG ttgTTCCAAACTTGACAGATGCAAATCTGAGAAACCCAGTTGAATATTCCTCATtccaacaaaataattattatcacATTTACCCAAGAACTGCTGCTAACTACCCATGCTCTGACACAGCTCCAAAACCTATTGCAATGCTTCCAGTTGGTATTGAGGATAACTGCACAATGGTTAAATTCTGTAATGGCCGTTTACCCAAAGTTGGACCTTACcg AGTTAAATTTGTTGTGCTGAATACCAATAACACAATGGTCAAGGCAACACGGTGGTCAGAAGTCATTAATCTGAGAACAG cAATTAATTCAAGTATTCTGGATCCATGGCCCAAAGGGCGCAGTACTGGAATGATTGTACTTGTTGTCATCCTCTCCGTCCTCTTGGCTATTTTGTTAGCTTGTCTCATAGCTGCACTTGTCTTGGGCAG CAAAGACGTCTGCTGGTGTTACACAATCGACAATGAAGGATTCTTGGTAAAGGAAGAGCTTAATATGGATGATTATGCAGCACACACCTCATACGTTCCACATATGATGTACCTGACACATTCTAAACGATTCTCGTCAAGACAAACCACAATGAACACGGTGTTTAAATGA